One Schistocerca cancellata isolate TAMUIC-IGC-003103 chromosome 1, iqSchCanc2.1, whole genome shotgun sequence genomic region harbors:
- the LOC126122655 gene encoding uncharacterized protein LOC126122655, whose translation MTQLCEQIEKFKPGAASGNKEEKRSIEVRSSSSGGGSPISFEALSSIFTGDMSGITEMCKSIKFGESSSSERKRSAQLGFPFKLPVDQPTMTQLCEQIGKFKPGAASGNKEEKRSIEVRSSSSGGGSPISFEALSSIFTGDMSGITEMCKSIKFGESSSSERKRSAQLGFPFKLPVDQPTMTQLCEQIGKFKPGAASGNKEEKRSIEVRSSSSGGGSPISFEALSSIFTGDMSGITEMCKSIKFGESSSSERKRSAQLGFPFKLPVDQPTMTQLCEQIEKFKPGAASGNKEEKRSIEVRSSSSGGGSPISFEALSSIFTGDMSGITEMCKSIKFGESSSSERKRSAQLGFPFKLPVDQPTMTQLCEQIEKFKPGAASGNKEEKRSIEGARESEPAGGSGGGGGGGGGGGGSCSAGSELAGAG comes from the exons ATGACGCAATTATGTGAGCAAATCGAAAAGTTTAAACCAGGAGCTGCCAGCGGCAACAAGGAAGAGAAACGATCAATCGAAGTGAGatcttcatcttcaggtggagGTAGCCCAATCAGTTTTGAAGCGTTGAGCTCTATCTTCACTGGAGACATGTCGGGCATAACGGAGATGTGCAAAAGTATCAAATTCGGAGAGTCCTCTTCATCTGAGAGAAAACGTTCAGCTCAACTAGGATTTCCTTTTAAGCTGCCTGTCGATCAGCCTACAATGACGCAGTTATGTGAGCAAATCGGTAAGTTTAAACCAGGAGCTGCCAGCGGCAACAAGGAAGAGAAACGATCAATCGAAGTGAGatcttcatcttcaggtggagGTAGCCCAATCAGTTTTGAAGCGTTGAGCTCTATCTTCACTGGAGACATGTCGGGCATAACGGAGATGTGCAAAAGTATCAAATTCGGAGAGTCCTCTTCATCTGAGAGAAAACGTTCAGCTCAACTGGGATTTCCTTTTAAGCTGCCTGTCGATCAGCCCACAATGACGCAGTTATGTGAGCAAATCGGTAAGTTTAAACCAGGAGCTGCCAGCGGCAACAAGGAAGAGAAACGATCAATCGAAGTGAGatcttcatcttcaggtggagGTAGCCCAATCAGTTTTGAAGCGTTGAGCTCTATCTTCACTGGAGACATGTCGGGCATAACGGAGATGTGCAAAAGTATCAAATTCGGAGAGTCCTCTTCATCTGAGAGAAAACGTTCAGCTCAACTAGGATTTCCTTTTAAGCTGCCTGTCGATCAGCCCACAATGACGCAATTATGTGAGCAAATCGAAAAGTTTAAACCAGGAGCTGCCAGCGGCAACAAGGAAGAGAAACGATCAATCGAAGTGAGatcttcatcttcag gtggagGTAGCCCAATCAGTTTTGAAGCGTTGAGCTCTATCTTCACTGGAGACATGTCGGGCATAACGGAGATGTGCAAAAGTATCAAATTCGGAGAGTCCTCTTCATCTGAGAGAAAACGTTCAGCTCAACTAGGATTTCCTTTTAAGCTGCCTGTCGATCAGCCCACAATGACGCAATTATGTGAGCAAATCGAAAAGTTTAAACCAGGAGCTGCCAGCGGCAACAAGGAAGAGAAACGATCAATCGAA